The Acidobacteriota bacterium genome segment GAAGCCATGATCCGAGGGTTGCGGTTGAGTGGGCAGATTGAAGTCGCCGTTAAGGTGCCATTTGCCGACGTGACAGGTGTCGTATCCAGCGTTCCGCAGCAGCGTCGCGACCGTGATCTCTTCCCTCCGGACGTGCATGGGAGAGAACATGGGGATCCAGTTGTGCACGCCGGCCCGATAGGGCGTTCGCCCCGTCATGAACCCGGTCCGCGCCGGGGAGCAATTCGGCGCCGCCGCGTAACAGCTCGTCAACCGCAGTCCTTCGCGCGCCAACCGGTCCAGGTTGGGCGTCTTGATCTTGGGATGACCGTAACCAGCCAGATCGCCGTAACCCAGATCATCCGCCAGCACAATCAGGAAGTTCGGCCGCGTGTTCTCTTGCGCGACCGCAGCCCCGACGACAAAGAACGCCAGTAAAGGGACGATCGTTCGGAGCGTCATGGGCGGTTCTCCTCAAGAGAGCTGAGGTTCCCGGCACCTGGAACCGGCTCTATTGTTTCCTTAGCGGACGGTAGTCCGGATGGCTGGCCGGGGCCAGCAGCCTCCATCTCGTAGAACATCCGGGTCTCCCACCGGCGGACCGAAGGAGACGGGATCGGACCAGGTCTTTCCCGGGTCGTCACTGCGAGTCAGGAATGTCTCCTGGCCCCGGCCGTCTTCCGTGGGACGGAGAAAAATGAGTTCCAGCGTTCCCTTCCGGTCCAGGAAAGAGGCTCCACAGATGGGATAGCCTTGTTGGACGCGGTCGAACAGGACCCGATAATGGGAGAATCGCAGAATCGTTCTCGTGGGCTCCCCCCGTCCGGAAGGCGGGGCGGCCAAGGCAGGAGCCGATCGGGCTGCCGTGAACAGGGTGTAGAGCAAAAGTGTGAGGGTGGCGGGTCTTCGAGCCATTGTTGCTCCCGTGCCGGTCCGTGGTAGAAGTCCCGCGTAGCACCGAGACCGGAACTCGGCCCGCCGGACAAGCCCTGACGAACGAGAATGTTCGATCATTTTTGATCCGGAAACAACCCGGGCTGCCCGGATTCGGATCCGGTGGAGGCGCAGCGGCGGCTTTCGCCACGGACCGCCGGCCGTGCCGCCGGGAAGAGGTCTCGCCCGGGCCAGGAGGAAGAGGATGAACCGACCGAACAGGAGCGCCCCGCCGTCCGACCGCCGAAGTTTCCTCAAGCAGGTGTCCGCCGCCGGCCTCGGTGTCGGTTTGACGCCCGCCGTCCTGAAAGGCGCCGATGACCGCAAGGTCAGCCTCGGATTCATCGGCGTAGGGGGCCGGGGATCGAATCTGCTCAGGCTGTGTCTGCGGTTTTCCGACGTGAGCATACCGGCGGTTTGCGACATCGCCCCCGACAACCTGCGCCGGGCTCAGGATCGGGTCCAGTCGTCGGGCCGCCCACGTCCCGAGGGCTACGGAGAGGATGAGAATTCCTACCTCGAGTTGTTGCAACGGGACGACCTCGACGGTGTCGTCATCGCAACGCCCTGGGAACTGCACATCCGCATGGCCATCGATTCCATGAAGGCCGGAATCTACGCGGGAGTCGAAGTCGGTCCGGCCAACTCCATCGAAGAGTGCTGGAACCTGGTGGAAACCTACGAGGAGACCCGGGTTCCCTGCATGCTCCTGGAGAATAACTGCTATGCCCGATACAACATGGCGATCCTCAGAATGGTCCGCGAGGGTGTGTTCGGGGAACTGATCCACTGCCAGTGCGGGTATGCCCATGATCTGCGCGAACGCCTGGTCCTGGGAAAGGGCACGGGCCCCACTCCAAAGGGGGACGGGGACTACCGCTCCATGCACAACCAATACCGTAACGGAGAACTCTATCCCACCCACAGCATCGGCCCCATCGCCCATTGTCTGAACATTCAGCGGGGGAACCGTTTCGAGTACCTGACCTCTATGGCGACCAAGTCACGAGGCTTGCGCAAATGGGCCCAGGACAATCTTCCTCCCGGTCACCCGCGTCGAGACATTGCCTGGAAACAGGGGGATCTGGTCACCACCACCATCAAGTGTGCCAATGAGGAGACGGTGGTCATCAAGTTCGACACTCGCCTGCCGCGGCCCAACTCCTTTCTGTACGTGGTCCAGGGTACGAAAGGAGTCTGGATGCAGGATGCAGACAGCAGTTCCAAGAACAAGTCCATGATCTACCTGGACGGCATGGAGCCACGGCACCGGTGGCAATCCTTCGATCGATTTCAGGAGCGGTATGAACATCCGCTATGGAAGAGTTACCTGGCCGCGGGAATCCGCAAAGGACATGGCGGAACCGACTTTCTGGAGCTCCGGGCCTTCAAGGAGTGCATCAAGCGGAAGATCAACACCCCCATCGACGTCTACGACATGGCGGCCTGGATGGCGATCTCGCCCCTCTCCGAGCAGTCGATCCGGCGGTCGAGCGCACCGGTGGACTTCCCCGAGTTCACCCAGGGGAAGTGGATGAGCAACCCGCCGTTGTTCGGGTTCACGGAAGCGTACTGAGTCCGCAGCCGCGGCGCGGCTTCCCGGGGCCACGATCACACGGCTTCTATTGGAACCTCATGGAGTAGAGGTCCGCATCCTTCATGACGAAGCGGAGCCGAACCGGCTTCCCCGAGAGCTGCCCCAGATCATGGCGGCCTTCCCACGTGACCGGACGTTCGATCTCGTCCCCGATGATCTCCGGGCAGTCGGACAGAGAGAGTCCGGGGAAGGGGCGGCCTTCCATGTCCTGAACCTCCACTCGAAGACTTCCGGCGGCGCTGGTGGCGTAGTTGATCACCAACTGTTTTCCCGAAAAGACTAGGGGTTTCGTGAGCATCTCGCCTCCCTGGTAGGGAGCCCGAACCGAGCTGAATCCATCCAGGCGCAGGGTCAAGCGCTCGATGTGCCAGGAAGGTTGGGCATAGTGCCGGCTCACGAAGAAAGACATCTCCGCGGGTCCCGTCTGCACGACTCCCTTGAGCGGATAGTTGGTCCGGGAGATCCAGTTCTCCGGCCCCGGCCCCGGCCGCACCAGGGCCTCCGGAAAGGTCCGGTCGAACCGGGTGGTCCCGGGCCGGGTCGTCAAGAGGACCGCGTCCGAACAGTCCCCGTAGTAGACATTCCCCCCTTGTGACGCCATCTGCATCCGGTCCAACTGGGCGTCGGTCACGACGCGCCGGCCGCTCATGAAACGGGCGGCCAGACCCACGTAGAGATGGGGGGCTCGAAAATAGGGCTCCGTGTTGTTGGTGTACAGGTGGTCGGAGGGTATGGCGGTCCCGGTATCGCTGTAGGTCATCCCCTTCGGCTCGGACCAGTGGATCAGGTCCCGGGAGGTGGCGCGCTGAACGGACCGGATTCCTGCCGCAGAAGAGCCGGTGGGCCGGCTGACCATGTAGCGGAAATAGCAGACGTAGAGTCCTTCCGTCTGTGACCAGAAGAAATAGTTGGAAGCGTCGAAGGCGTTGCGGATTCCGGTCGCGATGATGGGCTCCTCTCGCAACCGGCTCCACCGGAACCAGTCCTTGGAACCGTACAGGTAGACGTGCATGAGGAAGGGTTCCTTGGACTGGAGGATGGCGCGGATTCCCTTCACGCGCTCGGAGGCCGGCACGCCGGGGCGGGAGTCGACGAAGGGATAGAGGCTGGACAGCGGACTGAGGCCGGTTTCGTCCATCAGGGCGACGACGTTGTTCTCCCGGGTGCCCGCCACGTCCACGAGTCCCAGATTGGGTTTATCCCAGCGGACGCCGTCGCGGCTCTCGGCGTAGCAGACGACTACTGAATCGTCTTCGGACCAGCCCCGGTAAAACAGGCGATAGATGCCGCCGTCGCGGATCACCTCGTATCCGAAATTGAAGGGGCCCTCCCAGGGCTGGTCCGCCTTCAGGACGGTTCCCGCCGGCTCGGGGCGTCCCAGCGTCAGGCGCGCTCCTTCCAGCCGATCGATCAGGTAGTGATCGACGAAGAGTTCCAATCGGGTGCCGATCTCCACGGGCGCCTCGGTTTGGCTTTGCTCCGCGGGGGGCGCCGCACCCGGGGAAACCGTCAGGAGACACGCCACGACAGCCAAAATTCTCGTTCTCATCGTCCATCCTCCAGGTTGAAGGAACCCGTGCCAAAAAGGGAACATCCCATTCGGCCTCGTCAGCCGCCTGTTGTCCGGGCCTTCCCGAACCGGATCGGGAAGAGATCCGAATTCTTGGTCGCAAAACGCAGGCGGACGGCGTTCCCCGTTCACTACTCCCGGCCCTCGAGCCTGTCCATTACGGCCTGAAACTTCCCGGTGATCCGCCGCTGTTCCTCGTTGCGTTGTGACACCGGAATGGGGATGGCTTCCAGCACATCGGATTCGACGTCGTAGAGTTCCCCGTTGCCGTACAGCTTGTATCGCCGATCGCGTACGAACGTGAGTTGCGAGTACTTGTCCTTGTCCCATCCCGGCCTCGGCTCGAAGTGCATGAAGACCCAGTCGCGGGAACGGCCGTTACGGCCCAACAAGCGATCCGCGAAGCTGGCGCCGTCGATCAGGGGCTCGTCCGGAAGCCGGTAGCCTGCCAGTTCCGCCAAAGTCGGATAGATATCCACCGAGTCGATGAGATCCTGTGAGACCACGCCGGCCGGAACGGTGCCGGGCCAACTGGCGATCATCGGGACTCGGGTTCCGGCATCGGTGGTCTTTCCCTTGCCTCCACGGATCGTCCGGTCTCCAAGCTGGGAAGTAATCATCCTGTGGGTGCCGTTGTCCGCGTAGAACAGGACCAGAGTCCGCCGGCGCAGGTCGAGCCGGTCCAGGTTGGCCACGATACTACCGACCAGCTTGTCCATGTAGGCGACCATGTCGGCAAAGTAGGCCTTGTCCTGCTCGTGGCGCCGGGAGTCCTCCCGCCATTGGGGGCTGTCGGGAGTGGGTACGAAGGGGTCGTGCGGGAGCGCCATTGGGTAGTACACAAAGAACGGGCCGTCCCGGTTCCGCTCTACGAAATCGTTGATGTATTCCACGAAGAGGTCCGGCCCGTAAGCCCCCGTCTGCTCCCGGACCAGCTTGCCATTGAGGTCGTAAGTGGGGTCCGCGTACCGCGATCCCTTGTCCTCGGTGTGCCAGGCATGCCAGAGCAGGTATTCGTCGAATCCCGAATCGGCGCCCCGCATCCCGGTCCCCCGTCTCACCGCCGCCCCGGGATAGTCCACCGGATCGTAGCTGTGCAGTTGCCATTTGCCGGAGATCAGCGTCCGGTAGCCCGCCTCCTGAATCAGATGGCCGAACGTCCGCTCCCTTTTCGGCAGGATTCCGAAGCCTTGCCAGTAACGGTGCTGATAGCGCCCCGTCATCAATTGCACGCGGGTGTTGGTGCAGAGCGGCTGGGAATAGGCGTGGTCGAAGCGAATCCCCTGGTGGGCGAGGCGGTCCAGCATCGGCGTCGAGTAGGAGCGGCCGCCGTAGGCGCCCAGAGTTTCGTAGCCGAGATCGTCCGCCAGGATCAGGATGATGTTGGGACGATCCTGGCGGGTGCCGGTCTCCGTTTTGCAGGCAGGGACCGACGCGGCGATCACCATGCCGAGGAGGATCAGGTGCCGGGCCTGCACGTGGAAGAACTGGCAGATCCCCGGCGATGCTGTCAAGTAAAGTCGAAACCCATTGACCCAGGTTCGGACGTTGGAGCAATATTGCCGAGTCGTCCAAGTCAGTTCTCACGGAACAGCCAGATGCTTATGGAGAAGGAAAAATGACGAATCAGTGGAAGCGCCGGCGTTTTCTCAGCACTACGGGCCGTGCAGCGGCGGGGTTGGTGATTCTCCCCAACAGCCGTTCGGTCTGGGGCTACCCGGCCAATGAGAAGCTCGACGTCGCCGTTATCGGCGCCGGCGGAATGGGAGGATGGAACCTCGTCCACATAGCGGGGGAGAACGTGGAGTTCCGGTCGGGCATGAGAGTCAAGCCGGATTCACAGCCGGAAATGACCGGGGAGAACATCGTAGCTCTCTGCGACACGGACGAGCGGTCGGTGGCCGAATTGACTCCAGGACGCCGGAATCCTCCGAGCCACGCCTTCGCCCGCTATGGACGAGCCAGGAAATTCAACGATTACCGGAGGATGCTCGACGAGTTGGATCGCCAGATCGATGCCGTGGTCGTGAGCACTCCGAACCACAACCACGCTCCGGCGAGTGTTGCGGCGATGCGGCGCGGGAAGCACGTCTACTGCGAGAAGCCGGGCGCCGATTCGGTCTTCGAGGCTCGCATGATGGCCAAGGTGGCCGCCGAGCAGCAGGTGGCGACGCAATTGGGAACCCAGATGCACGCCTCGGACAACCACCGCCGCGTCGTCGAACTGATCCGCGCCGGAGCCATCGGCGCGGTGGAGGAGTGCCACATCTGGCTCCGCTCGGGACGCGGCGCGAGTGACCGCCCGGCCGAGACGCCACCCGTCCCCAAAGGGCTTCATTGGGATCTCTTCCTGGGGCCGGCGCCTTACCGTCCCTACCACCCCACCTATTCCCGCGGTTGCGGCGGCAACTGGCATCGGTGGTGGGATTTCGGCTCCGGCAGCTTCGGCAACATGGGTTGCCACTACCTGACACCGGCCTTCCGCGCATTGGATCTCCGCTATCCGGTCTCGGTGGAGGCCCAGGGGCCGCCACCGCACCCAGAGACGGCACCCGGGCAGCTTCATGTCCGCTACCGGTTCCCGGCCCGCGGAGAGATGCCGCCGGTCACCCTGACCTGGACACATGGAAGTCAGCCGCCGCCGGTGTTTGCGGAGAACGACTTCCCCAAATGGGCCTGGGGCGTTTTTGTGGGCACCGAGGGAATGCTGCTGGCAAGCTACGGGCAGCGGATGCTCTGGCCTGAGAAAAAGTTCGCACACTTCGAGCCGCCCAAACCGAGCATCCCGCCTTCCATCGGTGCGGAGATCGGCCTTCGCGCTCCATGGGTAGCCGCGTACAAGAACCACCCGGACTGGCGTCGGACGGCTGAAGTCGGCCATCGCGCCGAGTGGATCGCCGCCTGCAAAACCGGGAGCCCGACGGGCTGCAACTTCGGCGCTTCCGGCCCCATCTCGGAGGCGGTCATGCTGGGGAGCGTCGCCTATCGCACCGGCGCCAAACTCGACTGGGACGCGGACAACCTGCGGGTCGCCAACTCTCCGGAGGCCGACGCGCTGCTGCGAAAGAAATACCGTTCCGGTTGGACGTTGTGAACTCAAAGGGAAACCGGAAGGGGACTGCCTGTTTCGAACTCCGGGGAGAATGTAATCTCGAGATTCGGGTCCGCATTCGGAACGGCCGGATGCTGATGGAGGAGGAATAGTGGCCAACCAGTTGAAACGGCGACGTTTTCTCGGCACTGCGGGCCGCGCTGCGGCGGGCTTCGTGATTCTTCGCGACAGCCGTTCGGTGTGGGGCTACCCTGCCAACGAAAAGCTCAATATCGCCGCTGTCGGCGTCGGTGGCATGGGAGCGTGGAACCTCGCCCACATGGC includes the following:
- a CDS encoding Gfo/Idh/MocA family oxidoreductase; protein product: MTNQWKRRRFLSTTGRAAAGLVILPNSRSVWGYPANEKLDVAVIGAGGMGGWNLVHIAGENVEFRSGMRVKPDSQPEMTGENIVALCDTDERSVAELTPGRRNPPSHAFARYGRARKFNDYRRMLDELDRQIDAVVVSTPNHNHAPASVAAMRRGKHVYCEKPGADSVFEARMMAKVAAEQQVATQLGTQMHASDNHRRVVELIRAGAIGAVEECHIWLRSGRGASDRPAETPPVPKGLHWDLFLGPAPYRPYHPTYSRGCGGNWHRWWDFGSGSFGNMGCHYLTPAFRALDLRYPVSVEAQGPPPHPETAPGQLHVRYRFPARGEMPPVTLTWTHGSQPPPVFAENDFPKWAWGVFVGTEGMLLASYGQRMLWPEKKFAHFEPPKPSIPPSIGAEIGLRAPWVAAYKNHPDWRRTAEVGHRAEWIAACKTGSPTGCNFGASGPISEAVMLGSVAYRTGAKLDWDADNLRVANSPEADALLRKKYRSGWTL
- a CDS encoding sulfatase-like hydrolase/transferase, with translation MTASPGICQFFHVQARHLILLGMVIAASVPACKTETGTRQDRPNIILILADDLGYETLGAYGGRSYSTPMLDRLAHQGIRFDHAYSQPLCTNTRVQLMTGRYQHRYWQGFGILPKRERTFGHLIQEAGYRTLISGKWQLHSYDPVDYPGAAVRRGTGMRGADSGFDEYLLWHAWHTEDKGSRYADPTYDLNGKLVREQTGAYGPDLFVEYINDFVERNRDGPFFVYYPMALPHDPFVPTPDSPQWREDSRRHEQDKAYFADMVAYMDKLVGSIVANLDRLDLRRRTLVLFYADNGTHRMITSQLGDRTIRGGKGKTTDAGTRVPMIASWPGTVPAGVVSQDLIDSVDIYPTLAELAGYRLPDEPLIDGASFADRLLGRNGRSRDWVFMHFEPRPGWDKDKYSQLTFVRDRRYKLYGNGELYDVESDVLEAIPIPVSQRNEEQRRITGKFQAVMDRLEGRE
- a CDS encoding twin-arginine translocation signal domain-containing protein, with the protein product MNRPNRSAPPSDRRSFLKQVSAAGLGVGLTPAVLKGADDRKVSLGFIGVGGRGSNLLRLCLRFSDVSIPAVCDIAPDNLRRAQDRVQSSGRPRPEGYGEDENSYLELLQRDDLDGVVIATPWELHIRMAIDSMKAGIYAGVEVGPANSIEECWNLVETYEETRVPCMLLENNCYARYNMAILRMVREGVFGELIHCQCGYAHDLRERLVLGKGTGPTPKGDGDYRSMHNQYRNGELYPTHSIGPIAHCLNIQRGNRFEYLTSMATKSRGLRKWAQDNLPPGHPRRDIAWKQGDLVTTTIKCANEETVVIKFDTRLPRPNSFLYVVQGTKGVWMQDADSSSKNKSMIYLDGMEPRHRWQSFDRFQERYEHPLWKSYLAAGIRKGHGGTDFLELRAFKECIKRKINTPIDVYDMAAWMAISPLSEQSIRRSSAPVDFPEFTQGKWMSNPPLFGFTEAY